One genomic region from Microcystis panniformis FACHB-1757 encodes:
- a CDS encoding ABC transporter permease — MTATDDNYKDATARSSANGLQSLLTSETFLYIVKRVLQGLLTLLLASALSFAIIQLTPGGFLALLDLNPKISQETKEQYIALFGLKDPPIVQYFKWLWQVVTQFNFGLSFTYFRPVSSLLLERIPATLLMSLTSIILTWAIAIPLGIVSAVKQNQFIDKFFRVISYLGQGFPSFITALLLLILAQNVSPLLPVGDMTSINYSEYSPIGKVLDIAWHMILPTIALTVTSFAGLQRLMRGQLLDVLRQDYIQTARAKGLPENKVIYVHALRNAINPLITLLGFEFSSLLSGAFIAEFFFNWPGLGRLILQAVTAKDLYLVMGSLMMGATMLIIGNLLADLLLKAVDPRIKLEDLK, encoded by the coding sequence GATCGAGTGCTAATGGGTTACAATCTCTCCTAACTAGCGAAACTTTTTTGTATATTGTCAAGCGTGTTCTCCAGGGTTTATTAACTCTGTTGTTGGCCTCGGCGTTGAGTTTCGCTATTATCCAATTAACCCCCGGCGGGTTTCTAGCTTTGCTTGACCTTAATCCCAAGATTAGTCAGGAAACTAAAGAACAATATATTGCCCTTTTTGGTTTAAAAGACCCGCCGATTGTCCAGTATTTTAAATGGTTGTGGCAAGTGGTAACTCAGTTTAATTTTGGTCTGAGTTTTACCTATTTTCGTCCCGTGTCTTCCCTATTATTAGAGAGAATTCCAGCGACGTTATTAATGTCTTTGACTTCCATAATTTTAACCTGGGCAATTGCGATTCCCTTGGGTATTGTCAGCGCCGTCAAACAAAACCAATTTATCGATAAATTTTTTCGAGTTATCAGTTATCTTGGTCAAGGTTTCCCCAGTTTTATCACTGCCCTTTTACTGCTAATTCTCGCCCAAAATGTCTCGCCGCTTTTACCGGTGGGTGATATGACCAGTATTAACTATTCGGAATATTCCCCTATTGGTAAAGTTCTAGATATCGCTTGGCATATGATTTTACCAACTATTGCCCTGACAGTTACCAGTTTTGCTGGATTACAAAGATTGATGCGGGGACAATTGTTAGATGTTCTTCGACAGGATTATATTCAAACCGCCAGGGCGAAAGGTTTACCGGAAAATAAAGTTATCTATGTCCACGCTTTACGCAATGCTATTAATCCCCTGATAACTCTTTTGGGCTTTGAATTTTCTAGTTTGTTAAGTGGGGCATTTATTGCCGAATTTTTCTTTAACTGGCCCGGATTAGGTCGTTTAATTTTGCAAGCTGTGACGGCTAAAGATTTATATTTAGTTATGGGCAGTTTAATGATGGGTGCTACTATGTTGATTATCGGTAATCTTCTGGCTGATTTACTTCTCAAAGCTGTAGATCCTAGAATTAAATTGGAGGATTTAAAGTAG